A single Brassica rapa cultivar Chiifu-401-42 chromosome A04, CAAS_Brap_v3.01, whole genome shotgun sequence DNA region contains:
- the LOC103863795 gene encoding probable translation initiation factor eIF-2B subunit delta isoform X1 — protein sequence MESRRNPRAVVDPKVRQVGFFTSSQPDSTHQPDPIASESHPVASSISPSGNSLSPVMIPPPRHNSSDTFLLRAAAAAASAVSPSSFSYSTRRDFPDGSMTASPGRVSRASFSKPSSSLPGVGMDSMAAAKSSSVPASGLTTVSVVNMPPGLSEKESDQKKNSKPLKEKTTKAERRALQEAQRAAKAAAKAEGGKAPLVSSGSVASTNVKAAKPAKPSSQKNDVAVAAPGPSEKKGGQTEKDRKKDAPHPRMQYDDESRVVKAKRRAVVKQTEAKNRVELFRHLPQYEHGTQLPDLETKFFQLDPMHPAVYKVGLQYLSGDISGGNARCIAMLQAFQEVVKDYSTPSEKTLNRDMTAKISSYVSFLIECRPLSVSMGNAIRFVKNRIAKLPITLSESEAKAALQSDIERFINEKIIMADTVIVKHAVTKIRDGDVLLTYGSPTAVEMVLLHAHELKKKFRVLVVDSRPKLEGQLLLRRLIKRGISCTYTHINAVSYIMHEVTKVFLGASSVLSNGTVYSRVGTACVAMVASAFRVPVLVCCEAYKFHERVQLDSICSNELGDPNAISKVHGREDINYLDGLTNNANLQFLNLMYDATPSDYISMIITDYGMVPPTSVPVIVREYQKEHSLV from the exons ATGGAGTCTCGTCGGAACCCTCGCGCCGTTGTCGATCCGAAGGTCCGGCAAGTCGGTTTCTTCACATCTTCCCAACCCGATTCGACTCACCAACCCGACCCGATCGCCTCCGAATCTCATCCCGTCGCCTCCAGCATTTCTCCCTCCGGCAACTCCCTCTCCCCCGTCATGATTCCCCCGCCTCGCCACAACTCCTCCGATACTTTCCTCCTtcgcgccgccgccgccgccgcatCAGCCGTCTCTCCTTCCTCCTTCTCCTACTCCACCCGCCGCGATTTCCCCGACGGCTCGATGACGGCGTCTCCTGGACGCGTTTCCAGGGCGAGTTTCTCGAAGCCGTCTTCCTCGCTTCCCGGCGTCGGGATGGATTCTATGGCGGCGGCTAAATCCAGCAGCGTTCCAGCTAGCGGATTGACCACTGTCTCCGTCGTGAATATGCCTCCTGGGCTCTCTG AGAAGGAGAGTGACCAGAAGAAGAACTCTAAGCCTTTGAAAGAGAAAACCACCAAAGCTGAGAGACGCGCTCTTCAGGAAGCTCAAAGAGCTGCCAAAGCTGCTGCAAAAG CTGAAGGTGGGAAGGCGCCACTAGTGAGCTCAGGCTCTGTGGCTTCCACAAATGTTAAAGCTGCTAAACCAGCAAAGCCCTCTTCTCAGAAGAACGACGTCGCTGTTGCTGCTCCTGGACCATCTGAGAAGAAGGGAGGCCAAACTgagaaagatagaaagaaaGATGCTCCACATCCCCGCATGCAATACGATGACGAGAGCAGAGTCGTCAAGGCGAAAAGACGTGCTGTTGTCAAACAGACCGAAGCTAAGAACAGGGTTGAGCTGTTTAGGCATTTGCCTCAGTACGAGCATGGCACTCAACTTCCTGATCTCGAGACAAAGTTCTTCCAGCTTGACCCTATGCATCCTGCTGTCTACAAG GTTGGTCTTCAATATCTCTCCGGGGATATATCTGGTGGCAATGCTAGGTGTATTGCGATGCTTCAAGCATTCCAAGAGGTCGTCAAAGATTATTCGACACCCTCTGAGAAGACTCTTAACAGAGACATGACGGCGAAGATAAGTAGCTACGTCTCTTTCCTCATAGAGTGCCGTCCGCTTTCGGTTAGTATGGGAAACGCCATCCGATTCGTGAAGAACAGGATCGCGAAGCTGCCTATAACACTCTCTGAATCTGAAGCAAAAGCTGCTCTTCAGTCAGATATCGAACGGTTCATCAACGAGAAGATCATAATGGCAGATACGGTGATAGTCAAACACGCTGTCACTAAGATAAGAGACGGTGATGTCCTTCTGACCTATGGATCTCCAACTGCTGTTGAGATGGTGTTATTACACGCGCATGAACTCAAGAAGAAGTTCCGTGTCTTGGTGGTGGATTCTCGTCCGAAGCTCGAAGGACAGCTACTGCTTCGTAGGTTGATCAAACGTGGCATCAGCTGTACATACACTCATATAAACGCCGTTTCGTATATCATGCACGAAGTCACCAAAGTGTTTTTGGGGGCTTCGTCAGTTTTGTCAAACGGAACGGTCTACTCAAGGGTCGGGACTGCTTGTGTTGCAATGGTTGCAAGTGCGTTCCGTGTTCCTGTGCTTGTATGTTGCGAAGCTTACAAGTTCCATGAGAGGGTGCAGCTGGATTCCATATGCTCCAATGAGCTCG GTGATCCAAATGCTATTTCGAAAGTTCATGGAAGAGAAGACATAAACTACTTAGATGGTTTGACCAATAACGCAAACTTGCAGTTTCTGAACTTAAT GTATGATGCTACTCCATCAGATTACATTTCCATGATAATCACAGACTATGGCATG GTACCTCCCACGAGTGTGCCTGTCATTGTGAGAGAGTATCAGAAAGAACACTCGCTTGTCTAA
- the LOC103863795 gene encoding probable translation initiation factor eIF-2B subunit delta isoform X2, giving the protein MESRRNPRAVVDPKVRQVGFFTSSQPDSTHQPDPIASESHPVASSISPSGNSLSPVMIPPPRHNSSDTFLLRAAAAAASAVSPSSFSYSTRRDFPDGSMTASPGRVSRASFSKPSSSLPGVGMDSMAAAKSSSVPASGLTTVSVVNMPPGLSEKESDQKKNSKPLKEKTTKAERRALQEAQRAAKAAAKGGKAPLVSSGSVASTNVKAAKPAKPSSQKNDVAVAAPGPSEKKGGQTEKDRKKDAPHPRMQYDDESRVVKAKRRAVVKQTEAKNRVELFRHLPQYEHGTQLPDLETKFFQLDPMHPAVYKVGLQYLSGDISGGNARCIAMLQAFQEVVKDYSTPSEKTLNRDMTAKISSYVSFLIECRPLSVSMGNAIRFVKNRIAKLPITLSESEAKAALQSDIERFINEKIIMADTVIVKHAVTKIRDGDVLLTYGSPTAVEMVLLHAHELKKKFRVLVVDSRPKLEGQLLLRRLIKRGISCTYTHINAVSYIMHEVTKVFLGASSVLSNGTVYSRVGTACVAMVASAFRVPVLVCCEAYKFHERVQLDSICSNELGDPNAISKVHGREDINYLDGLTNNANLQFLNLMYDATPSDYISMIITDYGMVPPTSVPVIVREYQKEHSLV; this is encoded by the exons ATGGAGTCTCGTCGGAACCCTCGCGCCGTTGTCGATCCGAAGGTCCGGCAAGTCGGTTTCTTCACATCTTCCCAACCCGATTCGACTCACCAACCCGACCCGATCGCCTCCGAATCTCATCCCGTCGCCTCCAGCATTTCTCCCTCCGGCAACTCCCTCTCCCCCGTCATGATTCCCCCGCCTCGCCACAACTCCTCCGATACTTTCCTCCTtcgcgccgccgccgccgccgcatCAGCCGTCTCTCCTTCCTCCTTCTCCTACTCCACCCGCCGCGATTTCCCCGACGGCTCGATGACGGCGTCTCCTGGACGCGTTTCCAGGGCGAGTTTCTCGAAGCCGTCTTCCTCGCTTCCCGGCGTCGGGATGGATTCTATGGCGGCGGCTAAATCCAGCAGCGTTCCAGCTAGCGGATTGACCACTGTCTCCGTCGTGAATATGCCTCCTGGGCTCTCTG AGAAGGAGAGTGACCAGAAGAAGAACTCTAAGCCTTTGAAAGAGAAAACCACCAAAGCTGAGAGACGCGCTCTTCAGGAAGCTCAAAGAGCTGCCAAAGCTGCTGCAAAAG GTGGGAAGGCGCCACTAGTGAGCTCAGGCTCTGTGGCTTCCACAAATGTTAAAGCTGCTAAACCAGCAAAGCCCTCTTCTCAGAAGAACGACGTCGCTGTTGCTGCTCCTGGACCATCTGAGAAGAAGGGAGGCCAAACTgagaaagatagaaagaaaGATGCTCCACATCCCCGCATGCAATACGATGACGAGAGCAGAGTCGTCAAGGCGAAAAGACGTGCTGTTGTCAAACAGACCGAAGCTAAGAACAGGGTTGAGCTGTTTAGGCATTTGCCTCAGTACGAGCATGGCACTCAACTTCCTGATCTCGAGACAAAGTTCTTCCAGCTTGACCCTATGCATCCTGCTGTCTACAAG GTTGGTCTTCAATATCTCTCCGGGGATATATCTGGTGGCAATGCTAGGTGTATTGCGATGCTTCAAGCATTCCAAGAGGTCGTCAAAGATTATTCGACACCCTCTGAGAAGACTCTTAACAGAGACATGACGGCGAAGATAAGTAGCTACGTCTCTTTCCTCATAGAGTGCCGTCCGCTTTCGGTTAGTATGGGAAACGCCATCCGATTCGTGAAGAACAGGATCGCGAAGCTGCCTATAACACTCTCTGAATCTGAAGCAAAAGCTGCTCTTCAGTCAGATATCGAACGGTTCATCAACGAGAAGATCATAATGGCAGATACGGTGATAGTCAAACACGCTGTCACTAAGATAAGAGACGGTGATGTCCTTCTGACCTATGGATCTCCAACTGCTGTTGAGATGGTGTTATTACACGCGCATGAACTCAAGAAGAAGTTCCGTGTCTTGGTGGTGGATTCTCGTCCGAAGCTCGAAGGACAGCTACTGCTTCGTAGGTTGATCAAACGTGGCATCAGCTGTACATACACTCATATAAACGCCGTTTCGTATATCATGCACGAAGTCACCAAAGTGTTTTTGGGGGCTTCGTCAGTTTTGTCAAACGGAACGGTCTACTCAAGGGTCGGGACTGCTTGTGTTGCAATGGTTGCAAGTGCGTTCCGTGTTCCTGTGCTTGTATGTTGCGAAGCTTACAAGTTCCATGAGAGGGTGCAGCTGGATTCCATATGCTCCAATGAGCTCG GTGATCCAAATGCTATTTCGAAAGTTCATGGAAGAGAAGACATAAACTACTTAGATGGTTTGACCAATAACGCAAACTTGCAGTTTCTGAACTTAAT GTATGATGCTACTCCATCAGATTACATTTCCATGATAATCACAGACTATGGCATG GTACCTCCCACGAGTGTGCCTGTCATTGTGAGAGAGTATCAGAAAGAACACTCGCTTGTCTAA
- the LOC103863796 gene encoding meiosis-specific protein ASY2-like, with the protein MAPGNRLSREEKGKDIATSPSPARDADGGPLEDFDIIHRDALRDTENMSLSQRLLVADAHRQFREEAEENVVNEDREASGSEAPSLVVRPRRRARRRGGIGQSDRFPAPRSVPFDEVDCRPVIYHPGGIFEELPSLPPEALRDPRVQSWGNVLSSCSSHETVKRLLRECGGAGVTFIIPSAEQRPWSPPVGYQCVYESYFKDQTKLWFPIPRLITSYAFRRDIAISQLLNGSLRIAVMLMVMAAEMDVSMSVRVFEELTFTKAEPNGIFSVKMRASYNVLTGHPNKTQDWQRAYFFIKSDEHAFEEPPGDDYRVLWNKQLVRHPNTIAYPEKFFETAQLIATHSHLRWPDLSREWIRRQQARIARVDWESRLPCVLGPRKSRLSLFTRKQQKLLNRARKMEGVPDLSALLKGKLQMLSTTPSSAGASEARPVPVDGDANSEPPAQSSPKKKTNKAKAKDRSVPLEVAPSSANVTEVAAKKKKKKGSKKRSREEASVEDRETSAAVRDDDAERDDPADSTRGSPEERPKKKSKKKVAEDDGTSAPEIPSRSGETATEVGDGSRGESPSSKGAPSSSARETGAGSGGSLPRKTGGGVRFPDRVEFLYDEATPLVLNPLRCAELTRQIRGGTKELPPVEDLYFKKEYVDAAMAGRRVNSLFSYFPFSSLKFF; encoded by the exons ATGGCTCCAGGGAATCGGCTATCGCGCGAAGAAAAAGGGAAAGACATAGCTACCTCGCCGAGCCCGGCTAGGGATGCAGACGGGGGTCCGTTGGAGGATTTCGACATAATCCATCGTGATGCTCTGCGGGATACGGAGAATATGAGCCTTTCCCAGCGTCTTCTGGTCGCTGACGCCCATAGACAATTTCGCGAAGAAGCCGAAGAAAACGTTGTGAACGAGGATAGGGAGGCGAGTGGTTCTGAAGCGCCTAGCCTTGTCGTAAGGCCTAGGAGACGGGCTCGTCGAAGGGGTGGCATCGGCCAGTCAGACCGTTTTCCCGCCCCGAGAAGTGTTCCGTTCGACGAAGTAGACTGCCGTCCTGTGATTTATCACCCTGGCGGGATTTTCGAAGAACTACCTTCGCTGCCTCCCGAAGCGTTACGCGACCCGCGAGTTCAATCGTGGGGAAACGTTCTCAGTTCCTGCTCTTCCCACGAGACCGTGAAGAGATTGCTGAGGGAGTGTGGTGGCGCCGGAGTCACCTTCATTATTCCTTCGGCTGAACAGCGGCCGTGGTCGCCACCGGTTGGTTACCAATGCGTGTATGAATCCTACTTCAAGGATCAGACGAAGCTCTGGTTCCCAATCCCCAGACTAATCACGTCTTACGCGTTTCGTCGGGATATCGCCATCTCCCAGCTGCTGAACGGGTCGCTGCGCATAGCCGTCATGTTGATGGTTATGGCCGCGGAGATGGATGTTTCGATGAGCGTGAGAGTATTTGAGGAGCTAACTTTTACGAAGGCGGAGCCTAACGGGATCTTCTCGGTAAAGATGAGAGCGAGTTACAACGTTTTGACCGGTCATCCCAACAAGACGCAGGATTGGCAACGTGCATATTTCTTCATTAAGTCCGACGAGCATGCCTTCGAGGAGCCGCCGGGGGACGATTATCGCGTTTTATGGAATAAGCAACTTG TTCGTCATCCCAATACGATCGCCTATCCCGAGAAGTTCTTTGAAACCGCTCAACTGATCGCGACGCACAGTCATCTCAGGTGGCCGGATCTTAGTCGGGAGTGGATACGTCGACAACAAGCTAGGATCGCCAGAG TTGATTGGGAATCGAGACTTCCTTGTGTACTCGGTCCCCGCAAATCACGTCTTTCCCTATTTACTCGGAAGCAACAGAAACTTCTCAACCGAGCTAGAAAAATGGAGGGAGTTCCCGACTTGAGTGCTTTGTTAAAAGGGAAGCTTCAAATGCTCTCGACGACACCGTCTTCTGCCGGCGCCTCGGAGGCCAGGCCTGTTCCCGTAGACGGAGATGCGAACTCCGAGCCGCCAGCTCAGAGTTCCCCAAAGAAGAAGACCAACAAGGCCAAAGCCAAGGACAGGAGTGTCCCTTTGGAAGTGGCGCCATCTTCTGCCAATGTCACTGAAGTTGcggctaagaagaagaagaaaaaagggaGCAAGAAAAGGTCTCGCGAGGAGGCTTCTGTTGAGGATAGGGAAACCTCAGCTGCCGTAAGGGATGATGATGCGGAAAGAGACGATCCAGCCGATTCTACTCGGGGATCGCCTGAGGAGCGTCCCAAGAAGAAGTCGAAGAAGAAAGTAGCGGAAGACGATGGGACTTCAGCTCCCGAGATTCCTTCCAGAAGTGGAGAAACGGCTACCGAAGTCGGAGATGGATCTCGGGGTGAATCTCCGTCGAGTAAGGGAGCCCCTTCGTCTTCTGCGAGGGAGACCGGTGCGGGAAGCGGAGGTTCGCTTCCGCGGAAGACGGGGGGAGGAGTTCGCTTTCCGGACCGTGTAGAGTTCCTTTACGACGAGGCGACTCCGTTGGTCCTGAATCCACTTCGGTGTGCTGAACTGACTCGCCAGATCCGTGGTGGGACCAAAGAGTTGCCGCCGGTCGAGGACTTATACTTCAAAAAGGAGTATGTTGACGCGGCTATGGCGGGCAGACGGGTAAACTCGCTTTTCTCCTATTTCCCTTTTTCTTCCTTAAAATTTTTCTAA